In Pseudomonadota bacterium, the genomic window TTGCACCGCCACCACATTGTCGAGGGTCATCTGCGGGCGTATGAAGCCGTGTCGCGCCGCCACATGGGCAAGCCCGGCGAGCACGTCGATCTCGGCCAGGCGTTCGGCGTTGCCGCGGATGACGTCCTGGCGGTCGGCCACCTCTCTCACCAGATCGGTGAAGATGGCGTGCTCGAGGTTCTTGATGCGCTCGTCGGCGCCGAGGATCTTCTCCTCGTACGACTTCAGCTCTTCGTTCACGAAGCGCTCGCCATTGGCGATGGTCTGCTTGCGCACGAAGTCGGCCGGCACCGCGGAGAGGTTGGCGCGTGTGACCTCGATGTAGTAGCCGAAGACGTTGTTGAAGCCGATCTTGAGCGATCGGATTCCGGTGCGCTCGCGCAGCGCTTCCTCCATCTCGTGGATGCGTCGTCGTCCGGACGTCCGGATCTCACGCAGCTCGTCGAGCTCGTCGCTGAACCCGGGGTTGATGAGGTTCCCCTCGCGCACGCTCACCGGACACTCAGGCGAGACAGCGCGCTCGAGTCGCGAGGTCAGGGTCTCGAGGAAATCGAGCTCGTCGAGCAGGGTTCGCAATCGGGCCGCGCGCAGCTCTCGGGCGCACGTCGCAAGTTCGGGCAGGCGCGCAAGCGACTGGGTGAGCGCGAGCAGATCCCGGCCGTTTGCTGTGCCGTACACCGCGCGAGACAGAAGGCGTGGCAGGTCGAGCACGCGGGCGAGAACCCCGCGGAGGGCGTCGGTGGCATCGAGGCGCTCGACAAGCTCCTCCACGGCGTCATGTCGGGCTTCGATGCGCTCCGGGGTGATCAGCGGGCGCTCGATCCAGGCGCGCATGAGACGCGCCCCCATCGAGGTCACGCAGGCATCGAGCGCCCACAGCAGGCTTCCACGACGCTCACGCCCCATGAGGGTCTCGACCAGCTCGAGGTTGCGGCGTGTGGTCTGGTCGATGATCATCACATCGTCGGTGGCGTAGGTCGATAGCGCGCCCAGGGCCACCGAAGCGGTCTTCTGCGTGTCCTGGACGTAGCGCAGGAGCGTCGCGGCGGCGCGCAGCGCGGCGGGCATGTCGATGACGCCGAAGCCACGCAGCGACTGGACACCGAAGTGATCGCGCAGGATGCGCTCGGCCTCGGCGTCAGCGGGGGCCTGGGTCTCGCCGAGGGTGATCTGGTCGAGCTCGGCCATCTCTCGCACATCGGCGAGGTCGCCATCCACGAGAAGCTCGGCCGGGCGTCGTCGCTGAACCTCGTCGATGACGCGTGTCGCATCGGTGATCTCTGTGCAGGTGAACTCTCCCGTGGTGATGTCGGCCACGGCCACGCCCACCGAATCGGGCTGCCTCACAAGGGCCATGATGTAGTTGTTGCGGCGCTCATCGAGCATCACCGGATCGAGGATGGTGCCCGAGGTCACGATGCGGGTGACGGCGCGCTTCACCACCCCCTTGGCCAGCTTCGGGTCTTCGACCTGGTCGCCGATGGCCACGCGTCGCCCCTTCGCCACCAGACCCCGCAGGTAGTTGTCGAGGGCGAAGAACGGGACGCCGGCCATGGGGATCTTGCCCACGCTCCCGGCGTCCTTCTTCGTGAGCACGATCTCGAGCAGGCCGCTCGCCGCCACCGCGTCCTCGCCGTAGGCCTCGTAGAAATCGCCGACCCGCATGAGCAGGAGGCAGCCGTCGCTCTCGCGCTTCAGGTCGTAGTACTGGCGGAGCATCGGGGAGAGCCCAGCGACCTCGGTCTCGTCGCGGGGGTCGCGCCAGGTCGTCGGAT contains:
- the mutS gene encoding DNA mismatch repair protein MutS, which codes for MTDVAYDPTTWRDPRDETEVAGLSPMLRQYYDLKRESDGCLLLMRVGDFYEAYGEDAVAASGLLEIVLTKKDAGSVGKIPMAGVPFFALDNYLRGLVAKGRRVAIGDQVEDPKLAKGVVKRAVTRIVTSGTILDPVMLDERRNNYIMALVRQPDSVGVAVADITTGEFTCTEITDATRVIDEVQRRRPAELLVDGDLADVREMAELDQITLGETQAPADAEAERILRDHFGVQSLRGFGVIDMPAALRAAATLLRYVQDTQKTASVALGALSTYATDDVMIIDQTTRRNLELVETLMGRERRGSLLWALDACVTSMGARLMRAWIERPLITPERIEARHDAVEELVERLDATDALRGVLARVLDLPRLLSRAVYGTANGRDLLALTQSLARLPELATCARELRAARLRTLLDELDFLETLTSRLERAVSPECPVSVREGNLINPGFSDELDELREIRTSGRRRIHEMEEALRERTGIRSLKIGFNNVFGYYIEVTRANLSAVPADFVRKQTIANGERFVNEELKSYEEKILGADERIKNLEHAIFTDLVREVADRQDVIRGNAERLAEIDVLAGLAHVAARHGFIRPQMTLDNVVAVQGGRHPVVERNLKTPFVPNDVYVDGADERLLIITGPNMAGKSTYLRQVALVSIMAQMGSFVPAQSARLGIVDRVFTRVGASDDLHLGQSTFLMEMTETANILNNATARSLVVLDEIGRGTSTFDGLSIAWAVAEHLHSAIGCKTLFATHFHELTSLERRLGGCRAYRVAVKENRDEVVFLHRILAGRSDRSYGI